From Hydra vulgaris chromosome 15, alternate assembly HydraT2T_AEP, one genomic window encodes:
- the LOC136091900 gene encoding uncharacterized protein LOC136091900, with protein MKRKFDSGASKRRRRKELAEEACTNSKKIYSFLKTSQNTVQIEQANQTQSVSDNGNIENIVVQIAEDPILDQQPAGNLNIINQERVETEISLQENAGKNKIRDMETEITDPIHQGNPFNFIDIGIINKNNSCQVNSFLKITCFEIPNNIVKDSNHHAFAYRFLNKTLANGETCKRDWLCWSVEKQSLYCAPCFLLNKNAANVSFLSSSAGWGISRGWRRLKDRIPSHESSIYHKENYVVWKSASRAALCETSVDSLLLSELKTETENWKKLFQRVLDVIIFLSERGLALFGSNQRIGDRANGNFLSIIELLSKYDPLLAEHVKHV; from the coding sequence ATGAAGAGAAAATTTGATAGTGGTGCAAGTAAAAGGCGGCGGAGAAAAGAATTGGCCGAAGAAGCATGCACCAACTCAAAGAAAAtatattcgtttttaaaaacatcacaAAACACAGTTCAAATTGAACAAGCAAACCAAACTCAAAGTGTGAGTGACAATGGTAACATTGAAAATATAGTTGTTCAAATTGCAGAAGACCCAATTTTGGACCAACAACCAGCaggaaatttaaatattataaaccaGGAACGGGTTGAAACCGAAATCTCATTACAGGAAAATgcaggtaaaaataaaattcgaGATATGGAAACAGAGATAACTGATCCGATTCATCAAGGTAATCCgttcaattttattgacattGGGATTATCAACAAGAACAATTCTTGTCAAGTGAACTCTTTTCTTAAGATTACTTGCTTTGAAATTCCAAATAATATCGTTAAAGACTCTAATCATCATGCATTTGCTTATCGTTTCTTAAACAAAACTCTTGCAAATGGAGAAACATGCAAAAGAGACTGGTTGTGCTGGAGTGTTGAAAAACAATCTTTGTATTGTGCACCATGTTTCCTTTTGAACAAAAACGCTGCAAATGTGTCATTTCTCTCTAGTTCTGCCGGATGGGGCATCAGTAGAGGTTGGAGAAGATTGAAAGATCGTATTCCGTCGCACGAAAGTTCAATTTACCATAAAGAAAACTATGTTGTATGGAAATCTGCTAGTAGAGCCGCATTATGTGAAACTTCAGTGGATAGTTTACTTTTATCAGAACTCAAGACTGAAActgaaaattggaaaaaattattccaacGTGTTCTagatgttattatttttctttctgaaCGTGGATTAGCACTTTTTGGTTCTAACCAACGAATAGGTGATCGAGCGAATGGAaactttttaagtattattgAGCTTCTTAGCAAATATGACCCACTTTTAGCTGAGCATGTTAAACATGTTTGA